One Halobacterium zhouii genomic region harbors:
- a CDS encoding DUF7522 family protein gives MTTDTQRGKLSRFDCEAIDEAIVDVVGDDLRTIVEYDEHDFNVLRIRDDVVEQLGGEEAFSDLADLLHSDYRLDFTQQELYEEMYGNLGVVRAFVVLMDHATIVRFVGEETGVYVSLEAGTPIQPVMDAMKGVVESDE, from the coding sequence GTGACCACCGACACTCAGCGCGGCAAACTGAGCCGGTTCGACTGCGAGGCCATCGACGAGGCCATCGTGGACGTCGTCGGCGACGACTTGCGTACGATCGTCGAGTACGACGAACACGACTTCAACGTGTTGCGCATTCGCGACGACGTCGTGGAACAACTCGGCGGTGAGGAGGCATTCTCGGACCTCGCGGACTTGCTTCATTCGGATTACCGACTGGACTTCACCCAGCAGGAACTGTACGAGGAGATGTACGGAAACCTCGGCGTAGTGCGAGCGTTCGTCGTTCTGATGGACCACGCGACCATCGTCCGATTTGTCGGCGAGGAGACTGGGGTGTACGTATCGCTAGAAGCGGGAACGCCGATCCAACCAGTGATGGACGCCATGAAGGGAGTGGTCGAATCCGATGAGTGA
- a CDS encoding multiprotein bridging factor aMBF1: protein MVQCEMCGAETSSPKTVKVEGAELDVCGDCTDFGTEVETGSSESTTSTKYSTSSSSSSSSSASSSSGGGDNRRRRDMFDQMDELAGDYDDRVRNAREAEGLSQEELAEELHEKASVIRKLERGDSLPSDDVRGKLENRLGISLTESGDTSDEEWSSSSDSAGLTLGDKVRRKGDGS, encoded by the coding sequence ATGGTCCAGTGCGAGATGTGTGGTGCGGAGACGTCCAGTCCCAAGACCGTGAAGGTGGAGGGAGCGGAGTTAGACGTCTGTGGCGACTGTACCGACTTCGGTACGGAAGTCGAGACGGGCAGCTCCGAGAGCACCACGAGCACGAAGTACTCTACGTCCTCGAGTTCGTCCTCGTCTTCGTCGGCGTCGTCCTCGAGTGGCGGGGGCGACAACCGACGCCGCCGGGACATGTTCGACCAGATGGACGAACTGGCGGGCGACTACGACGACCGCGTCCGGAACGCCCGCGAGGCCGAGGGTCTCAGTCAGGAGGAACTCGCCGAGGAACTCCACGAGAAGGCCAGCGTCATCCGGAAACTCGAGCGCGGCGACAGCCTCCCGAGCGACGACGTCCGCGGGAAACTCGAGAACCGGCTGGGCATCTCCCTCACGGAGTCCGGCGACACGAGCGACGAGGAGTGGTCGAGCAGCAGCGACAGCGCGGGCCTCACGCTCGGCGACAAGGTCCGACGGAAGGGCGACGGCAGCTAG
- a CDS encoding metal-dependent hydrolase, producing the protein MELTWYGHATWHVELDDTSILIDPFFDNPYTDTDPEELDPDHVLLTHGHADHIADVDRYRDSHFVGTPELMGYLTDQYSIDSTTGMNLGGTVELDDAFVTMVRADHSNGIDTGYGTSAGMPAGYVVSDTKPTQVADEDSESFYHAGDTSLHTEMRDVIAPFLEPDAVAVPIGDHFTMGPWQAAIAVDWLDADVAFPMHYDTFPPIEVDTSDFEREVEATGSDADVEVLDGEETFDLTDYLYY; encoded by the coding sequence ATGGAACTCACCTGGTACGGACACGCGACCTGGCACGTGGAACTCGATGACACGAGCATTCTCATCGACCCGTTCTTCGACAACCCGTACACTGACACCGACCCGGAGGAACTCGACCCCGACCACGTTCTGCTGACACACGGCCACGCCGACCACATCGCGGACGTGGACCGCTACCGCGACTCACACTTCGTCGGCACGCCGGAACTGATGGGGTACCTCACGGACCAGTACAGCATCGACAGCACGACGGGGATGAACCTCGGCGGCACCGTCGAACTCGACGACGCGTTCGTCACGATGGTGCGCGCCGACCACTCCAACGGCATCGACACGGGCTACGGGACGTCCGCCGGGATGCCCGCCGGCTACGTGGTCTCGGACACGAAACCGACGCAGGTCGCCGACGAGGACAGCGAGTCGTTCTACCACGCCGGCGACACCAGCCTCCACACGGAGATGCGGGACGTTATCGCGCCGTTCCTCGAACCCGACGCCGTCGCGGTGCCCATCGGCGACCACTTCACGATGGGGCCCTGGCAGGCCGCCATCGCCGTCGACTGGCTGGACGCGGACGTCGCGTTCCCGATGCACTACGACACGTTCCCGCCCATCGAGGTCGACACCTCGGACTTCGAGCGGGAGGTCGAGGCCACCGGAAGCGACGCCGACGTCGAAGTGCTGGACGGCGAGGAGACGTTCGACTTGACCGACTACCTGTACTACTGA
- a CDS encoding adenylate kinase family protein gives MRVTVTGTPGTGKTTATERVETDLDVVHLNQLIEDERLYTEVDEERDSKVADLEAIRERLDGQDDILVESHLAHLLDVDRVVVLRCAPADLEARLTERGEPERKAGENAESEALDVILGEAVQVHGESAVYEIDTTDRDPDAVAADIEAAIAGDRDSSAGDVDFTDYL, from the coding sequence GTGAGAGTCACCGTCACCGGAACGCCCGGCACGGGCAAAACGACCGCGACCGAGCGCGTCGAGACGGACCTCGACGTCGTCCATCTGAACCAGTTGATCGAGGACGAACGCCTCTACACGGAGGTCGACGAAGAACGGGACAGCAAGGTCGCGGACCTCGAAGCCATCCGGGAGCGCCTCGACGGCCAGGACGACATTCTGGTGGAGTCCCATCTCGCGCACCTCCTCGACGTCGACCGCGTAGTCGTCCTGCGCTGTGCGCCCGCCGACCTCGAAGCCAGACTCACCGAGCGCGGTGAACCCGAACGGAAGGCGGGCGAGAACGCGGAGAGTGAGGCACTCGACGTGATTCTCGGGGAAGCCGTGCAGGTCCACGGCGAGTCGGCCGTCTACGAGATAGACACCACGGACCGCGACCCCGACGCGGTCGCTGCGGACATCGAGGCCGCCATCGCGGGCGACCGCGACTCCTCGGCAGGCGACGTCGACTTCACGGACTACCTATGA
- the hisC gene encoding histidinol-phosphate transaminase, whose protein sequence is MELRDLSDHVEYRAGRGIEEVARDLGRDPGEFVKLSSNENPFGPSPAAADAIRDAAADVHRYPKAVHADLTAKIAERWGVTEAQVWLANGGDGALDYLARATLDPGDAVLVPTPGFTYYGMSARFHHGAVNEYDVAPPADDPGDGFALTADRVLSAYDGERVVYLTSPHNPSGARFALEDVQRVADETDENTLVVVDEAYGEFSDAPSAVGLLDDRDDVAVLRTFSKVYGLAGVRLGYALVPDEWADAYARVNTPFAASAVACEAGIAAMDDDDHVERTVETVEWSRQYLREELDAPTYESHANFVLARVGDASAVAEAAQREGVIVRDCSSFGLPACVRVTCGTREETERAVDVLNEVLAE, encoded by the coding sequence ATGGAACTACGGGACCTCTCCGACCACGTCGAGTACCGGGCGGGTCGGGGCATCGAGGAGGTCGCGCGCGACCTCGGCCGGGACCCCGGGGAGTTCGTGAAACTCTCCTCGAACGAGAATCCGTTCGGGCCGAGTCCGGCGGCCGCCGACGCCATCCGGGACGCCGCCGCGGACGTCCACCGCTACCCGAAGGCCGTCCACGCCGACCTCACGGCGAAGATCGCCGAGCGCTGGGGCGTCACCGAGGCGCAGGTGTGGCTGGCGAACGGCGGCGACGGCGCGCTCGACTACCTCGCTCGTGCTACGCTCGACCCCGGCGACGCGGTGCTCGTGCCGACGCCCGGGTTCACGTACTACGGGATGAGCGCGCGCTTCCACCACGGCGCCGTCAACGAGTACGACGTCGCGCCACCCGCAGACGACCCCGGCGACGGCTTCGCGCTCACCGCCGACCGAGTACTTTCAGCGTACGACGGCGAGCGCGTCGTCTACCTCACGAGTCCGCACAACCCCTCCGGCGCGCGGTTCGCACTCGAGGACGTGCAGCGAGTCGCCGACGAGACCGACGAGAACACGCTCGTCGTCGTCGACGAGGCGTACGGCGAGTTCAGCGACGCGCCATCGGCCGTCGGCCTGCTCGACGACCGCGACGACGTCGCCGTTCTCCGCACGTTCTCGAAGGTGTACGGGCTCGCGGGCGTCCGCCTCGGCTACGCGCTCGTGCCAGACGAGTGGGCCGACGCGTACGCTCGCGTGAACACGCCGTTCGCTGCGAGCGCCGTCGCGTGCGAGGCCGGCATCGCCGCGATGGACGATGACGACCACGTCGAGCGCACCGTCGAGACGGTCGAGTGGTCACGCCAGTACCTCCGTGAGGAACTCGACGCGCCGACGTACGAGAGCCACGCGAACTTCGTGCTCGCGCGCGTCGGCGACGCGTCAGCCGTCGCGGAGGCCGCCCAGCGCGAGGGCGTCATCGTGCGCGACTGCTCGAGTTTCGGGCTGCCGGCCTGCGTCCGCGTCACCTGCGGCACGCGCGAGGAGACCGAGCGCGCCGTCGACGTGCTGAACGAGGTGCTCGCGGAGTGA
- the dinB gene encoding DNA polymerase IV, with the protein MAGDQFLGEPDPEERIVLHVDMDCFYASCERLREPDLEGEPLVVGMGYEAGETVGAVATASYEAREYGVESAQAIGSALENLPRKAENPDDPDAGRYRPVDMDFYQSVAADVKDILHELGDTVREVSIDEAYLDVTERTDWSVAEGFARHVRQRIEREVGVPASVGVAPDMSTAKLASDHDKPEGLVVVPPDDVREFLAPIDIADVHGVGPVRACELREMGIETAGDLADADPYDLVERFGERGRDLHRRARGKDNRAVEPTGKPKSLSRESSFDGPTGDFERVREQARTLAEAVADRATRKDAFYRTIGVKVVTPPYDVNTRAQSLPGPVDEPDLVEEISMDLLAEFEDERVRKVGVRVSNLDFSEREQSSLDGFEGSGADGGHSRQQRGAEADTDTRRDSARTRTRNHDGQSSLGEFE; encoded by the coding sequence ATGGCCGGCGACCAGTTCCTCGGTGAACCGGACCCCGAGGAGCGCATCGTCCTGCACGTCGACATGGACTGCTTCTACGCGTCCTGCGAGCGACTGCGCGAACCCGACCTCGAGGGCGAACCGCTGGTCGTCGGGATGGGGTACGAGGCGGGCGAGACGGTCGGCGCGGTCGCCACCGCGAGCTACGAGGCCCGTGAGTACGGCGTCGAGAGCGCGCAAGCCATCGGCTCCGCGCTGGAGAACCTCCCGCGGAAGGCCGAGAACCCGGACGACCCCGACGCGGGCCGCTATCGGCCCGTAGACATGGACTTCTACCAGTCCGTCGCGGCGGACGTCAAGGACATCCTCCACGAACTCGGGGACACCGTCCGCGAGGTGAGCATCGACGAGGCGTACCTCGACGTCACCGAGCGCACCGATTGGTCGGTCGCCGAGGGCTTCGCGCGGCACGTCCGCCAGCGCATCGAGCGCGAGGTCGGCGTCCCGGCGAGCGTCGGCGTCGCGCCGGACATGAGCACCGCGAAACTCGCGAGCGACCACGACAAACCCGAGGGTCTGGTGGTCGTGCCGCCGGACGACGTCCGGGAGTTCCTCGCGCCCATCGACATCGCGGACGTCCACGGCGTCGGTCCCGTCCGCGCTTGCGAACTCCGCGAGATGGGCATCGAGACGGCGGGCGACCTCGCGGACGCGGACCCCTACGACCTCGTGGAGCGCTTCGGGGAGCGCGGTCGCGACCTCCACCGGCGCGCAAGGGGGAAGGACAACCGCGCCGTCGAACCCACCGGGAAGCCCAAGAGCCTCTCCCGGGAGTCCTCCTTCGACGGCCCGACCGGCGACTTCGAGCGCGTTCGCGAGCAGGCGCGGACGCTCGCCGAGGCGGTGGCTGACCGCGCCACGCGGAAGGACGCGTTCTATCGAACCATCGGCGTGAAGGTCGTGACGCCGCCCTACGACGTGAACACGCGCGCACAGTCGCTCCCCGGCCCGGTCGACGAACCCGACCTGGTGGAGGAGATTTCCATGGACCTGCTCGCGGAATTCGAGGACGAGCGCGTGCGGAAGGTCGGTGTCCGCGTCTCGAATCTGGATTTCTCCGAGCGCGAACAGTCGAGTCTCGATGGCTTCGAGGGGAGCGGTGCTGACGGAGGCCACAGCCGCCAGCAACGCGGTGCCGAGGCGGACACAGACACGCGACGCGACTCCGCGCGAACACGAACCCGGAATCACGATGGGCAGTCCTCGCTCGGAGAGTTCGAATAG
- a CDS encoding Bax inhibitor-1/YccA family protein, giving the protein MSGTFGHSSERSFGVDSEHGRVTFFQRVLPVFAMMLLVSGAVTAWTIRLGYTSLVADLGLLGFLGLLAVQVGVFYGAQAFREHYPANVVFAVTFAAFEGVFIAPIIQTYLSAGMGYLVAQALVITSVVFVGFAAIPLVTGKDFSYLGGALIAAVFGIIALSVLSYFVGFPGWVAVALDVVSIVVFSLFILYDMSKILKGDFGAVAGAISLYIDFVVIFLSLLQLLGMQE; this is encoded by the coding sequence ATGAGCGGTACCTTCGGCCACAGTTCCGAGCGGTCGTTCGGCGTCGACAGCGAGCACGGTCGGGTCACGTTCTTCCAGCGCGTCCTCCCGGTGTTCGCGATGATGTTGCTGGTGTCCGGAGCGGTCACCGCGTGGACCATCCGCCTCGGGTACACCAGCCTCGTCGCGGACCTCGGCCTCCTCGGATTTCTGGGACTGCTCGCCGTACAGGTCGGCGTCTTCTATGGGGCACAGGCGTTCCGGGAGCACTACCCCGCGAACGTCGTGTTCGCCGTTACCTTCGCGGCCTTCGAGGGCGTGTTCATCGCGCCCATCATCCAGACGTACCTCTCTGCGGGGATGGGCTACCTCGTCGCCCAGGCGCTCGTCATCACGTCGGTCGTGTTCGTCGGGTTCGCCGCCATCCCGCTCGTCACTGGGAAGGACTTCTCGTACCTCGGTGGCGCGCTCATCGCCGCCGTCTTCGGCATCATCGCGCTCTCTGTGCTCTCGTACTTCGTCGGCTTCCCCGGATGGGTCGCCGTCGCTCTGGACGTCGTGAGCATCGTCGTCTTCTCGCTGTTCATCCTCTACGACATGAGCAAGATACTAAAAGGCGACTTCGGCGCGGTCGCCGGGGCTATCAGCCTCTACATCGACTTCGTGGTGATCTTCCTCAGTCTGCTACAACTGCTCGGCATGCAGGAGTGA
- the tpiA gene encoding triose-phosphate isomerase — protein sequence MFVLVNLKAYPCDPVAVSQAARDVAEESGVDVAVAPQATDLARVADTGVTTFAQHVSPVSHGSHTGSTLAEAAADNGATGTLLNHSEQRMKLADIDDSLGAADRADFDTVVCANNPDQIAAAAALGPDAVAVEPPELIGSGTPVSQADPDIVEDAVAAAEAVDPTVDVYCGAGISTGEDLVAARELGASGVLLASGVAKADDPRAALENLVAPLA from the coding sequence GTGTTCGTACTCGTCAACCTGAAGGCCTACCCCTGTGACCCCGTCGCGGTCTCCCAAGCGGCCCGCGACGTCGCCGAGGAGTCCGGCGTCGACGTCGCCGTCGCGCCCCAGGCCACAGACCTGGCTCGCGTGGCCGACACCGGCGTCACGACGTTCGCACAGCACGTCAGTCCCGTCTCCCACGGCAGCCACACGGGCAGCACGCTCGCGGAGGCCGCCGCGGACAACGGCGCGACCGGAACGCTCCTCAACCACTCGGAGCAACGCATGAAACTTGCCGACATCGACGACAGCCTCGGCGCCGCCGACCGCGCCGACTTCGACACCGTCGTCTGCGCGAACAACCCCGACCAGATCGCCGCCGCCGCGGCGCTCGGCCCGGACGCCGTCGCCGTCGAACCCCCGGAACTCATCGGCTCCGGTACTCCCGTCTCACAGGCCGACCCCGACATTGTCGAGGACGCCGTCGCCGCCGCCGAGGCCGTCGATCCGACTGTGGACGTCTACTGCGGTGCGGGCATCAGCACGGGCGAGGACCTCGTTGCGGCGCGGGAGCTCGGCGCCAGCGGCGTGCTCCTGGCGAGTGGCGTCGCGAAGGCCGACGACCCGCGTGCGGCGCTCGAGAACCTCGTCGCGCCGCTGGCCTGA
- a CDS encoding CDP-alcohol phosphatidyltransferase family protein, with product MTLDRLRPVATRLLRPWVRGARGLGATPNTVSVVAFALALAAAGAFYVATPLAYGVGALCVFLNGWLDLLDGALARELGTDSEAGDLLDHVLDRYADVVVVAGLAAGIGRYDLGLAAVTGVLLTSYLGTQAQAVGLDRVYGGLLGRADRLALVGITAAAAAVTPTISGVSLVALLLGLFAVVGHLTALQRFVSAWRQLG from the coding sequence ATGACTCTCGACAGACTCCGCCCGGTCGCCACGCGCCTGCTCCGGCCGTGGGTCCGGGGCGCGCGCGGCCTCGGCGCGACCCCGAACACCGTCAGTGTGGTTGCGTTCGCGCTCGCGCTCGCCGCAGCGGGCGCGTTCTACGTAGCCACGCCGCTCGCGTACGGCGTCGGCGCGCTCTGCGTGTTCCTGAACGGGTGGCTCGACCTCCTCGACGGCGCGCTGGCGCGGGAACTCGGCACCGACTCGGAGGCCGGCGACCTGCTCGACCACGTCCTCGATCGGTACGCAGACGTCGTCGTGGTCGCCGGCCTCGCCGCCGGCATCGGGCGCTACGACCTCGGTCTCGCCGCCGTCACCGGCGTCCTGCTCACGTCGTACCTCGGCACGCAGGCCCAGGCGGTCGGCCTCGACCGCGTCTACGGCGGCCTGCTCGGGCGCGCCGACCGCCTCGCGCTCGTCGGCATCACCGCCGCCGCCGCGGCGGTGACCCCCACCATCTCCGGGGTGTCCCTGGTCGCGCTCCTGCTCGGCCTGTTCGCCGTCGTCGGCCACCTCACTGCCCTCCAGCGGTTCGTCTCCGCGTGGCGGCAACTCGGCTGA
- a CDS encoding DUF7504 family protein has protein sequence MSDSTSELVDDLEDATNILVMERHSDEASHDVHETLLSTMTEGRNDVLVVTFSSPDSWLNAWAEHVSHDDSNLGLIWLTETEGREGTHGQAQVRSVDPRDLTGVGMAIQDFFDAVPSNSTAATVCFDSLTEILAYTSVSTLFRFVRVLTQQMNKADAVAHYHIDPVAHDQQSLARLTPPFDARIECGEDTPVSVTTRY, from the coding sequence ATGAGTGATTCGACATCGGAACTGGTCGACGATCTGGAGGACGCCACGAACATTCTCGTGATGGAACGCCATTCGGACGAGGCGTCCCACGACGTCCACGAGACGCTGTTGTCAACGATGACGGAGGGCCGAAACGACGTACTAGTCGTTACGTTCTCCTCCCCGGACTCGTGGCTGAACGCGTGGGCGGAACACGTCAGCCATGACGACTCGAATCTGGGGCTAATCTGGTTGACGGAGACGGAGGGACGAGAAGGGACGCACGGACAGGCACAGGTTCGCAGCGTAGACCCACGCGACCTGACCGGGGTGGGGATGGCGATCCAGGACTTCTTCGACGCGGTGCCGTCGAACTCGACGGCTGCGACGGTCTGTTTCGACTCCCTGACCGAAATCCTGGCGTACACGTCGGTATCGACGCTGTTCCGATTCGTACGAGTGCTCACCCAGCAGATGAACAAGGCGGACGCGGTGGCCCACTACCACATCGACCCGGTTGCCCACGACCAGCAGTCACTCGCACGCCTGACGCCGCCGTTCGACGCTCGAATCGAATGCGGCGAAGATACGCCCGTCTCCGTGACGACGCGCTACTGA
- a CDS encoding fumarylacetoacetate hydrolase family protein, giving the protein MHEMRFRDPAGAVRRGEYKDGAVSFGGQTHDVGEVDVLPPCEPSKIVCVGRNYAAHADERGEDVPDRPLLFLKPPNTLAGHRDTVTPPAGKDRIEHEAELAVVVDEQCRNVDEGDAMHVVRGFTCANDVSNRDDQDREQNWVRGKAFDGACPLGPVLATPEEVPEDASVELRVNGETRQSSAIDRFIFSIPELVAEITQYLTLEPGDVILTGTPSGVGPLADGDRVEVEVEGVGTLEHGVDRA; this is encoded by the coding sequence ATGCACGAGATGCGATTCCGCGACCCAGCGGGCGCGGTGCGGCGCGGCGAGTACAAGGACGGCGCCGTCTCCTTCGGCGGACAGACCCACGACGTGGGCGAGGTGGACGTCCTCCCGCCGTGTGAACCGAGCAAAATCGTCTGCGTTGGGCGGAACTACGCCGCGCACGCCGACGAGCGCGGAGAGGACGTGCCCGACCGCCCACTGCTCTTCCTGAAACCGCCGAACACGCTGGCGGGCCACCGGGACACCGTGACGCCGCCCGCGGGCAAGGACCGAATCGAGCACGAGGCGGAGCTCGCCGTCGTCGTAGACGAGCAGTGCCGGAACGTCGACGAAGGAGACGCGATGCACGTCGTCAGGGGGTTCACGTGCGCGAACGACGTGTCCAACCGCGACGACCAGGACCGCGAGCAGAACTGGGTGCGCGGGAAGGCCTTCGACGGCGCGTGCCCGCTCGGCCCGGTGCTCGCCACGCCCGAGGAGGTGCCCGAGGACGCCAGCGTCGAACTCCGCGTGAACGGAGAGACGCGCCAGTCCTCCGCTATCGATCGCTTCATCTTCTCCATCCCGGAACTGGTCGCGGAGATAACGCAGTACCTCACGCTGGAACCCGGCGACGTGATTCTGACCGGGACGCCGTCGGGCGTCGGCCCGCTTGCCGATGGCGACCGCGTCGAAGTCGAGGTGGAGGGCGTCGGCACGCTCGAACACGGCGTCGACCGGGCCTGA
- a CDS encoding aldo/keto reductase: MDSRPLGSTGFDVSEVGLGTWEIGAEWGDVPEDVGRDAVRAALDAGVTFLDTADVYGDGRSERLIQDVLEERTDDPIVATKAGRRLDPHDAERYTHENIERFVDRSRENLGVDSLDLLQLHCPPTDAYYQPETFDALADLRSAGKLDHYGVSVERVEEALKAIEYPGVETVQLIFNPFRQRPAERFLDAAARENVGVIVRVPLASGLLTGAIDADASFPENDHRNFNRDGDAFDVGETFAGVPLEAGAAAADALSEHVPERLTMAQFALRWILDFDAVSTVIPGSTNPEHIRSNVAAADADPLSHEAHGAARDVYEQHVAQHVHHRW; encoded by the coding sequence ATGGATTCGAGACCGCTGGGTTCGACCGGATTCGACGTGAGTGAAGTCGGCCTCGGGACGTGGGAGATCGGCGCGGAGTGGGGCGACGTCCCCGAGGACGTCGGCCGGGACGCCGTACGCGCCGCACTCGACGCGGGCGTGACGTTCCTCGACACTGCGGACGTCTACGGCGACGGGCGCAGCGAGCGCCTGATTCAGGATGTTCTCGAAGAACGCACTGACGACCCCATCGTCGCGACGAAGGCGGGGCGGCGCCTCGACCCGCACGACGCCGAGCGCTACACGCACGAGAACATCGAGCGGTTCGTCGACCGCTCGCGGGAGAACCTCGGCGTGGACTCCCTGGACCTCCTGCAACTGCACTGCCCGCCGACGGACGCGTACTACCAGCCCGAAACATTCGACGCGCTCGCCGACCTCCGGAGCGCCGGCAAACTCGACCACTACGGCGTCAGCGTCGAACGCGTCGAGGAGGCGCTGAAGGCCATCGAGTACCCGGGCGTGGAGACGGTCCAGCTCATCTTCAACCCGTTCCGCCAGCGTCCCGCCGAACGATTCCTCGACGCGGCCGCGCGCGAGAACGTCGGCGTCATCGTTCGCGTACCGCTCGCCTCGGGCCTCCTCACGGGCGCCATCGACGCGGACGCCTCGTTCCCGGAGAACGACCACCGGAACTTCAACCGCGACGGCGACGCCTTCGACGTCGGCGAGACGTTCGCGGGCGTCCCCCTCGAAGCCGGCGCCGCGGCCGCAGACGCGCTCAGCGAGCACGTTCCCGAGCGCCTCACGATGGCGCAGTTCGCGCTCCGCTGGATCCTCGACTTCGACGCCGTCTCGACGGTGATTCCGGGCTCGACGAACCCCGAACACATCCGCAGCAACGTCGCCGCGGCGGACGCAGACCCGCTGAGCCACGAGGCCCACGGCGCCGCGCGTGACGTGTACGAACAGCACGTCGCCCAGCACGTCCACCACCGCTGGTAG
- a CDS encoding GTP cyclohydrolase III, translating into MTNTQVTLVQLDNYGPWTVTPEPRREVDLQTMQSRLYADLSQAFGMRDGYVFFTRFDNMLAVTNGLDLEDHARIQESIRNRYPVTVSLSIGAGPSPANALVDATAALQEQGSAQDATRTEALLGQPLEESERTDDDVQIAHFDVVDATETYTDELDAYSSFINIEQGYASLMKHMHDAHDSLSFFVGGDNIIAVCPSLSDAEYQEAIEHVLEDAGVDLRVGVGHGASAHDAGMAAKHALEDAREDGTYVETLAH; encoded by the coding sequence GTGACGAACACGCAGGTGACGCTCGTGCAACTCGACAACTACGGGCCGTGGACGGTGACGCCGGAACCGCGCCGCGAGGTCGACCTCCAGACGATGCAGTCCCGTCTGTACGCCGACCTCTCGCAGGCGTTCGGGATGCGGGACGGCTACGTCTTCTTCACGCGCTTCGACAACATGCTCGCGGTGACGAACGGACTCGACCTGGAGGACCACGCGCGCATCCAGGAGTCCATCCGGAATCGGTATCCGGTAACGGTCAGCCTCTCCATCGGCGCCGGACCGTCGCCCGCGAACGCGCTCGTGGACGCGACCGCCGCACTCCAGGAACAGGGGAGCGCTCAGGACGCCACTCGGACAGAGGCGCTGCTCGGCCAGCCACTCGAGGAGAGCGAGCGCACGGACGACGACGTCCAGATAGCGCACTTCGACGTCGTCGACGCCACAGAAACGTACACCGACGAACTCGACGCGTACTCGTCGTTCATCAACATCGAGCAGGGCTATGCATCGCTGATGAAGCACATGCACGACGCCCACGACTCGCTGTCCTTCTTCGTGGGCGGGGACAACATCATCGCGGTCTGTCCGTCGCTCTCGGACGCGGAGTATCAGGAGGCCATCGAGCACGTCCTCGAGGACGCCGGCGTCGACCTCCGGGTGGGTGTCGGGCACGGCGCGTCCGCCCACGACGCGGGAATGGCTGCCAAGCACGCTCTGGAGGACGCCCGCGAGGACGGCACGTACGTCGAGACGCTCGCGCACTGA
- a CDS encoding formate/nitrite transporter family protein → MARGPTPAEIFDRAVDEGQRRLDQSLLELVSTSFIAGFTIVFGVVALGIVEAIVHPRFGDVSRIAGSLAFGIGLMFLIAGRTELFNENFSDPTAAAIDGSGSTDRSRSQVLWKLVRLWAVTFVFNFVGGGLFALVFSVEGVLPPGTAESLVTFAEETTHKSAWAWFADAIAGGALVSLLSFLLAAVESSGSRLVMAYVVGFLLALGPFSHVVVTALHVFFGILFGANIGFVALAEMIGIVTAGNFVGGLGLVTLTHVAQAKGANESSD, encoded by the coding sequence ATGGCTAGAGGTCCGACACCCGCCGAGATATTCGACCGAGCGGTCGACGAAGGCCAGCGCCGTCTCGACCAGTCGCTGCTCGAACTCGTTTCGACCAGTTTCATCGCGGGGTTCACGATCGTCTTCGGGGTCGTCGCACTCGGCATCGTCGAGGCGATAGTCCACCCCCGGTTCGGCGACGTCTCCCGAATCGCAGGTTCGCTCGCGTTCGGTATCGGTCTCATGTTCCTGATCGCGGGTCGGACGGAACTGTTCAACGAGAACTTCTCGGACCCGACTGCGGCAGCCATCGACGGGTCGGGCTCTACTGACCGCTCGCGGTCGCAGGTGCTGTGGAAACTCGTCAGGTTGTGGGCCGTCACGTTTGTCTTCAATTTCGTCGGCGGCGGTCTCTTCGCGCTCGTCTTCTCCGTCGAGGGTGTGCTGCCGCCCGGGACAGCCGAGTCGCTGGTCACGTTCGCCGAGGAGACGACGCACAAGAGCGCCTGGGCCTGGTTCGCGGACGCCATCGCGGGCGGTGCACTCGTGAGTCTACTGTCGTTCCTCCTCGCCGCCGTGGAGAGTTCGGGGAGCCGTCTCGTCATGGCCTACGTCGTTGGATTCCTGCTCGCCCTCGGGCCGTTCTCACACGTCGTGGTCACCGCCTTGCACGTCTTCTTCGGCATCCTCTTCGGTGCGAACATCGGCTTCGTGGCACTCGCGGAGATGATCGGAATCGTTACGGCCGGCAACTTCGTCGGGGGGCTTGGTCTCGTCACGCTCACCCACGTTGCGCAGGCGAAGGGCGCCAACGAGTCGAGTGATTGA